A genomic region of Armatimonadota bacterium contains the following coding sequences:
- a CDS encoding RtcB family protein, which translates to MPEWNGPLQKAGEDRWLIPKSYKPGMRTDGMIYASERLLASIREDQAPEQVANVACLRGILGRSMAMPDIHWGYGFPIGGVAAMEWDGGVVSPGGVGYDINCGVRMLRTDLDRAQVEPKMQDIVNALFSDIPSGVGSEGRIRLNEQQLKDVMRKGGKWAVEQGYGWAEDIEVTEENGQLQMADPSAVSDKAIKRGQPQVGTLGSGNHFLEIQYVEEIYHPDRAAIMGIDHVGQVTVMIHSGSRGLGYQVCDDYLMVMQDAMKKYGITVPDRQLACAPIQSPEGQQYLAAMACAANYAWANRQAMAHWTREAFSHVFGKGPHKLGMSQIYDVAHNIAKIEEHEVGDTVKKVVVHRKGATRAFPPGHPDVPEQYRGIGQPVIIPGDMGRYSYLLVGTEQAMKETFGSTCHGAGRLMSRKAATKSARGSDIQADLAKKGIIVKAASRGTLAEEAPEAYKDVSLVVDTAQETGISRKVARLKPMGVIKG; encoded by the coding sequence ATGCCTGAGTGGAACGGGCCGCTGCAGAAAGCCGGCGAGGACCGCTGGCTCATACCGAAATCGTACAAGCCCGGCATGCGTACGGACGGCATGATCTACGCCTCCGAGCGCCTGCTCGCGAGCATCCGTGAGGACCAGGCGCCGGAGCAGGTTGCGAACGTAGCCTGCCTCCGCGGGATCCTCGGGCGCTCGATGGCGATGCCGGACATCCACTGGGGCTACGGGTTCCCGATCGGCGGGGTCGCCGCGATGGAGTGGGACGGCGGCGTGGTCTCCCCGGGCGGGGTCGGCTACGACATCAACTGCGGCGTGCGGATGCTCCGCACCGACCTCGATCGCGCGCAGGTCGAGCCGAAGATGCAGGACATCGTGAACGCCCTGTTCAGCGACATACCCTCGGGCGTCGGCTCTGAGGGGCGGATTCGCCTGAACGAGCAGCAGCTCAAGGACGTCATGCGCAAGGGCGGCAAGTGGGCGGTCGAGCAGGGCTACGGCTGGGCGGAGGACATCGAGGTCACCGAGGAGAACGGGCAGCTCCAGATGGCCGATCCGTCCGCCGTCAGCGACAAGGCGATCAAGCGAGGCCAGCCGCAGGTCGGCACTCTGGGAAGCGGGAATCACTTCCTCGAGATCCAGTACGTCGAGGAAATCTACCATCCCGACCGGGCCGCGATCATGGGGATAGACCACGTCGGCCAGGTGACGGTCATGATCCACAGCGGCTCGCGCGGGCTTGGGTATCAGGTCTGCGACGACTACCTGATGGTGATGCAGGACGCGATGAAGAAGTACGGCATCACCGTGCCGGACCGCCAGCTCGCATGCGCGCCGATCCAATCGCCGGAGGGACAGCAGTACCTCGCCGCGATGGCCTGCGCCGCGAACTACGCATGGGCGAACCGCCAGGCGATGGCTCACTGGACCCGCGAGGCGTTCTCGCACGTATTCGGCAAAGGCCCGCACAAGCTGGGGATGAGCCAGATATACGACGTGGCGCACAACATCGCCAAGATCGAGGAGCACGAGGTCGGCGACACCGTGAAGAAGGTCGTCGTCCACCGCAAGGGCGCGACTCGCGCGTTCCCTCCCGGCCATCCGGACGTGCCTGAGCAGTATCGAGGGATCGGCCAGCCGGTGATCATCCCCGGCGACATGGGGCGGTACTCGTACCTCCTCGTCGGCACGGAGCAGGCGATGAAGGAGACGTTCGGCTCGACGTGCCACGGCGCCGGCCGCCTGATGAGCAGGAAGGCCGCGACGAAGAGCGCGCGCGGCTCGGACATCCAGGCCGACCTGGCGAAGAAGGGGATCATCGTGAAGGCCGCGAGCCGAGGCACCCTCGCTGAGGAAGCGCCCGAGGCCTACAAGGACGTCTCGCTGGTCGTGGACACGGCACAGGAGACGGGCATCTCCCGCAAAGTCGCCCGCCTCAAGCCGATGGGCGTGATCAAGGGCTAG
- a CDS encoding Gfo/Idh/MocA family oxidoreductase — MGRKVKVGLIGTGSISQSVHIPAYEKHPDAEVVAVCDINLETLKKVGDRLNIPEKFRFEKYDDLLKLKEIEMVDVCTPNYVHMDPTIKGLGAGKHVICEKPIALNAKEGQKMVDAAKESGKKLMIAYCWRWNSGAQALKRFVDAGLLGDPYYARVQALRRRGVPSWGVFIDKAKQGGGPLIDIGCHALDLTLHLMGHPKPVAASGKTYTKFGTKKGTFGVWGPWDYDNYTVEDFAVGLIRFENDATLVLESSFCANLEKDIFNTTILGTEGGCQMDPLKMFREENGTLIDTTPVCLPNVGTHEAEIYAFIDAIQTKKPSPVPGEDGLMVAKILDAIYKSSEVGKEVAIK; from the coding sequence GTGGGAAGAAAGGTCAAAGTAGGGCTGATCGGGACAGGGTCCATCAGCCAGAGCGTTCATATTCCGGCGTACGAGAAGCACCCGGATGCCGAGGTCGTCGCCGTCTGCGACATCAACCTCGAGACCCTGAAGAAGGTCGGCGATCGGCTGAACATCCCTGAGAAGTTCAGGTTCGAGAAGTACGACGACCTCCTGAAGCTGAAAGAGATCGAGATGGTTGACGTCTGCACGCCGAACTACGTACACATGGACCCGACCATCAAGGGCCTGGGGGCGGGCAAGCACGTCATCTGCGAGAAGCCGATCGCGCTGAATGCCAAAGAAGGCCAGAAGATGGTTGATGCCGCGAAGGAGTCGGGCAAGAAGCTGATGATCGCCTACTGCTGGCGATGGAACTCAGGCGCGCAGGCACTCAAGCGGTTCGTGGACGCGGGACTGCTCGGCGATCCGTACTACGCGCGAGTCCAGGCGCTCAGGCGGAGGGGAGTCCCGAGCTGGGGCGTCTTCATCGACAAGGCCAAGCAGGGCGGCGGACCGCTGATTGACATCGGCTGCCACGCGCTCGACCTCACGCTGCATCTGATGGGCCATCCGAAGCCCGTCGCGGCGTCCGGCAAGACGTACACCAAGTTCGGCACGAAGAAGGGCACGTTCGGAGTCTGGGGCCCGTGGGACTACGACAACTACACGGTCGAGGACTTCGCGGTCGGCCTGATCCGCTTCGAGAACGACGCGACCCTCGTGCTCGAATCGAGCTTCTGCGCGAACCTCGAGAAGGACATCTTCAACACGACGATCCTCGGCACGGAGGGCGGCTGCCAGATGGACCCGCTCAAGATGTTCCGCGAGGAGAACGGCACGCTGATCGACACAACGCCCGTCTGCCTGCCGAACGTCGGCACGCACGAGGCGGAGATCTACGCGTTCATAGACGCGATCCAGACGAAGAAGCCGTCGCCCGTGCCCGGCGAGGACGGCCTGATGGTCGCCAAGATCCTCGACGCGATCTACAAGTCGTCCGAGGTCGGCAAGGAAGTGGCGATCAAGTAG
- a CDS encoding MFS transporter has product MRENIRGLLGKYRALVALSIVAGMAELGYGIVNQSAIPPYVRELGLARHIGIIFATFLVAETLLKSPMGSLGDRIGRRPLLVSGALLSACVSLGIVAFPRLWSLLALRALDGVAAAAVWPTMVAAMCASVPEGRRTTAMSALTVMYIGGVALGPLIGGYANDATDSRATSFYLVSGIFLLTAACAYLLVPRRFHEEHHLPPSPSLRGEAAAAPVPERPFRIGDLLVGLKALPDMMLMAFCAFFAIGLLMPIIKLFAMEELRMTETHFGGLILPIALAVAGVSLFSGPLTDRWGKARSVKLGIFLTALAMWTITVISRPLHFAIAGAVLGIGFAVAMPAWLAIVSGMSASRTRGAVVGALGTAQGIGAIAGAAVGSYLYRSVPLRLGGVVWGERYVPFVASAVMLTVALALCVLFVRDGDRRGVH; this is encoded by the coding sequence TTGCGCGAGAACATCCGAGGGCTGCTCGGGAAATACCGGGCGCTGGTCGCCCTGAGCATCGTGGCGGGGATGGCGGAACTGGGCTACGGAATCGTGAACCAGTCGGCCATCCCTCCTTACGTCAGGGAACTGGGCCTGGCGCGGCACATAGGGATCATCTTCGCGACGTTCCTCGTGGCCGAGACCCTGCTCAAGTCGCCGATGGGGAGCCTGGGCGACCGGATCGGCCGCAGGCCCCTGCTCGTCTCGGGCGCGCTGCTCTCCGCGTGCGTCTCGCTCGGGATAGTGGCGTTCCCGCGCCTCTGGTCTCTGCTCGCGCTGAGGGCGCTGGACGGCGTCGCGGCGGCGGCGGTCTGGCCGACGATGGTGGCGGCGATGTGCGCGAGCGTCCCCGAGGGCAGACGGACGACGGCGATGAGCGCGCTGACGGTCATGTACATAGGCGGAGTCGCGCTCGGCCCGCTCATCGGCGGCTACGCGAACGACGCGACCGACTCCCGGGCGACCTCGTTCTACCTGGTGAGCGGGATCTTCCTGCTGACGGCCGCGTGCGCGTACCTGCTGGTGCCCAGGCGGTTTCACGAGGAGCATCACCTTCCACCTTCCCCCTCCCTTCGAGGGGAGGCGGCGGCGGCGCCGGTACCCGAGCGGCCGTTCCGAATCGGAGACCTGCTCGTCGGCCTGAAGGCCCTGCCGGACATGATGCTGATGGCGTTCTGCGCGTTCTTCGCGATCGGCCTGCTGATGCCGATCATCAAGCTCTTCGCCATGGAGGAACTGCGCATGACCGAGACGCACTTCGGCGGCCTGATCCTTCCGATCGCGCTGGCGGTGGCGGGCGTGAGCCTCTTCTCGGGGCCGCTCACCGACCGGTGGGGGAAGGCGCGCTCGGTGAAGCTCGGGATCTTCCTTACGGCGCTGGCGATGTGGACGATAACCGTGATCAGCCGCCCGCTACACTTCGCGATAGCGGGGGCCGTCCTCGGGATAGGGTTCGCGGTGGCGATGCCGGCGTGGTTGGCGATCGTCTCGGGGATGTCGGCTTCGAGGACGCGCGGCGCGGTCGTCGGGGCGCTCGGGACGGCGCAGGGCATCGGCGCGATCGCGGGCGCGGCGGTCGGATCGTACCTATACCGGTCCGTGCCGCTTCGGCTGGGCGGGGTGGTCTGGGGGGAGCGGTACGTGCCGTTCGTGGCGAGCGCGGTGATGCTCACGGTCGCGCTCGCGCTCTGCGTGCTCTTCGTCCGGGACGGCGACCGGCGGGGCGTGCACTAG
- a CDS encoding sodium:calcium antiporter yields MAFVEFSGLLVVIVIASYLLSHGAEVLAEKWGTTVAGSLILGLLTTLPEYTFVYWAAVKSRYDMAIGSAIGSCTLLVTLGYGLVILIATSKLSRHPVKEIRLTKATRIDAAFLLITALVALLFVWNDHSLSLLEGILLAAVFLTYVVMVVRMSGKYEEDLEHVPKRRLYTALVQIIIGGAAIFIVSEPFVDSMIGIAKAMGVSPVVIAIVLGPIASEMPEKMTAYITVLRNGALAQLSICNFIGSKVNHNSLLLAIIPFVGWAKEHGSIHGLMSPMFLIMTFMTVLVSGMLARGRIVKWHGAVLVACYVAIMIVAMHTTAPIPH; encoded by the coding sequence ATGGCATTCGTCGAGTTTTCCGGCCTGCTGGTCGTGATAGTGATCGCCTCGTACCTCCTGAGCCACGGCGCCGAGGTGCTGGCCGAGAAGTGGGGCACCACCGTCGCCGGGAGCCTGATCCTCGGCCTGCTGACGACACTGCCGGAGTATACGTTCGTCTACTGGGCGGCGGTCAAGAGCCGCTACGACATGGCGATCGGCTCCGCGATCGGCTCCTGCACGCTCCTCGTGACCCTCGGATACGGGCTGGTCATCCTCATCGCCACATCGAAGCTCAGCCGCCACCCCGTGAAGGAGATCCGCCTGACCAAGGCCACCCGGATAGACGCCGCCTTCCTGCTGATCACCGCCCTGGTCGCACTGCTCTTCGTCTGGAACGACCACTCCCTGAGCCTGCTCGAAGGCATTCTCCTCGCCGCGGTGTTCCTGACCTACGTCGTGATGGTGGTGCGGATGTCCGGCAAGTACGAGGAGGACCTGGAGCACGTGCCGAAACGCAGGCTCTACACGGCGCTGGTGCAGATAATCATCGGCGGCGCGGCGATCTTCATCGTCTCCGAGCCGTTCGTGGACTCGATGATCGGCATCGCGAAGGCCATGGGGGTGAGCCCGGTCGTCATCGCGATCGTCCTCGGCCCGATCGCCTCGGAGATGCCGGAGAAGATGACCGCGTACATCACCGTCTTGAGGAACGGCGCGCTCGCCCAGCTCTCGATATGCAACTTCATCGGCTCGAAGGTGAACCACAACAGCCTGCTCCTGGCGATCATCCCGTTCGTCGGTTGGGCGAAGGAGCACGGCAGCATCCACGGGCTGATGTCGCCGATGTTCCTGATAATGACCTTCATGACGGTGCTGGTGTCGGGGATGCTGGCGAGGGGGCGCATCGTGAAGTGGCACGGGGCGGTGCTCGTCGCGTGCTACGTTGCGATCATGATCGTCGCGATGCACACGACGGCGCCGATACCGCATTAG
- the murJ gene encoding murein biosynthesis integral membrane protein MurJ, translated as MSSTTKTVTKAAGIMMAAILASRLLGLVREMVIASKFGAGGQVDAYAVAFQLPDLLYFLLSSGALSAAFIPVFTEYLTKGEEKEAWRVFSIVGTFIFTVLTGLIILCEVLAPVLVPLVAPGFADKHRDLLPLAVHLTRVVLPAQLFFLIGGLVMATLYSRQHFLSPAVGPVIYNIGIICGGLLLAGTIGIAGLTWGALVGSFVGNFLLQVVVARRFGATYRPSLNLRHPGVVKVGKLALPVMLGLSLPYVDVIVNRAFGSLLNEGAVAALNYANRLMQMPLGVFAQASAVALFPTLAAHAARKEMPELRSSINFGLRGILLLTVPSSVLMIVLSTPIVRMLFQGGQFMPEDAPRVGYALIFYSLGLAAWAGQAVISRGFYALQESLTPVISGTAVTFVFIPLNWLLMKPLGHGGLALATSIAVTLHLLVMLEILRRRLGGLNGGLILKSFGKVLLASAGSGAAAWGAIALIGRQVDVVTRGGAGIGVLFAGGVGVGVYAGLIALLKVDEADQVWGQITRRFRRKKADAGTGEE; from the coding sequence ATGTCCAGCACCACCAAGACGGTAACGAAGGCCGCCGGGATCATGATGGCGGCCATACTCGCGAGCCGCCTGCTCGGCCTCGTCCGGGAGATGGTCATCGCGAGCAAGTTCGGCGCGGGCGGCCAGGTAGACGCATACGCCGTCGCCTTCCAGCTTCCGGACCTCCTCTACTTCCTTCTTTCGAGCGGCGCACTGAGCGCGGCGTTCATCCCCGTCTTCACCGAGTACCTGACGAAGGGCGAGGAGAAGGAGGCCTGGAGGGTCTTCAGCATCGTCGGCACGTTCATCTTCACCGTGCTGACGGGGCTCATCATCCTCTGCGAGGTGCTCGCGCCGGTGCTCGTGCCGCTCGTAGCTCCCGGGTTCGCCGACAAGCACAGGGACCTGCTCCCGCTGGCGGTCCACCTGACGAGGGTCGTCCTGCCCGCCCAGCTCTTCTTCCTGATCGGCGGGCTGGTGATGGCGACGCTCTACTCGCGCCAGCACTTCCTCTCGCCCGCGGTCGGCCCGGTCATCTACAACATCGGCATCATCTGCGGCGGCCTGCTCCTTGCCGGGACGATCGGTATCGCCGGGCTGACGTGGGGCGCGCTGGTCGGGTCGTTCGTCGGCAACTTCCTGCTTCAGGTGGTGGTCGCCCGGAGGTTCGGCGCGACGTACCGCCCGAGCCTGAACCTGAGGCACCCGGGTGTGGTCAAGGTCGGGAAGCTCGCCCTGCCGGTGATGCTGGGGCTCTCCCTGCCGTACGTGGACGTGATCGTGAACCGGGCGTTCGGATCCCTGCTCAACGAGGGGGCGGTCGCGGCGCTGAACTACGCGAACCGGCTGATGCAGATGCCGCTGGGGGTGTTCGCGCAGGCGTCGGCGGTGGCGCTCTTCCCCACGCTCGCGGCGCACGCGGCGAGGAAAGAGATGCCGGAACTCCGGTCGAGCATCAACTTCGGGCTGAGAGGCATACTGCTCCTGACGGTCCCGTCGTCGGTGCTGATGATCGTGCTCTCGACGCCGATCGTGCGGATGCTCTTCCAGGGCGGGCAGTTCATGCCGGAGGACGCGCCTCGCGTGGGGTACGCGCTGATCTTCTACTCTCTTGGGCTCGCGGCATGGGCGGGCCAGGCGGTCATCTCGCGGGGGTTCTACGCCCTCCAGGAGTCGCTGACGCCGGTGATAAGCGGCACGGCGGTGACGTTCGTCTTCATCCCGCTGAACTGGCTGCTCATGAAGCCGCTCGGGCACGGCGGGCTCGCACTGGCGACCTCGATCGCGGTGACGCTCCACCTTCTGGTCATGCTGGAGATCCTCCGCCGGCGGCTGGGCGGGCTGAACGGCGGGCTGATACTGAAGTCGTTCGGGAAGGTCCTGCTCGCGTCGGCGGGCTCCGGTGCGGCGGCGTGGGGGGCGATCGCCCTGATCGGGCGGCAGGTGGACGTGGTGACCCGGGGCGGCGCGGGGATCGGGGTGCTCTTCGCGGGAGGCGTGGGCGTCGGGGTCTATGCCGGGCTGATCGCGCTGCTCAAGGTTGACGAGGCCGACCAGGTCTGGGGCCAGATCACGCGCCGCTTCCGGAGGAAGAAGGCGGACGCGGGGACCGGTGAAGAGTGA